A window of Candidatus Omnitrophota bacterium contains these coding sequences:
- a CDS encoding CTP synthase, with product MAKFIFVTGGVISSLGKGIASASIGRILESRGLKVTLMKLDPYINVDPGTMNPYQHGEVYVTEDGAETDLDLGHYERFTHAKLTRLNNFTSGQVYNSVISRERRGDYLGKTIQVIPHITNEIKDRVKKVGAASDVDIVLVEIGGTVGDIESLPFLEAARQFGLDMGRENVLYIHLTLVPYIKAADELKTKPSQHSVGTLREIGIQPDILICRTERALSREIKEKISLFCNIRPQSVIESKDAPTIYQIPLDFKNQILDEIILSHFQLICKNTELKEWQENVVEKLLNPQKKICIALVGKYIGLQDAYKSIYEALVHAGIANNTKVEIKKIDSEELQKDNAGDMLKDVCGILVPGGFGYRGIEGKIKAIRYARENNIPFLGLCLGMQCSVIEFARNACCMKEANSTEFRKSRYPVISLLEEQADVEDKGGTMRLGAYPCRLKPGTLAAKMYRKTSITERHRHRYEFNNKYRKALEKKGMVFSGIYPKDNLVEIVELKNHPYFIAVQFHPEFKSKPDAPHPLFRGFINAAGRLSTQSKSAPKEK from the coding sequence ATGGCAAAATTCATATTCGTTACCGGAGGGGTGATCTCAAGCCTGGGCAAAGGAATTGCCTCGGCTTCCATTGGCAGGATCCTGGAATCGCGGGGATTGAAGGTTACTTTAATGAAGCTCGACCCGTATATCAACGTCGATCCCGGGACAATGAACCCTTACCAGCACGGCGAGGTTTATGTCACCGAGGACGGGGCTGAAACAGACCTGGACCTGGGGCATTATGAGAGGTTTACTCACGCCAAACTGACCAGGTTAAATAATTTTACCAGCGGCCAGGTTTATAACAGCGTTATAAGCAGGGAGCGCAGAGGCGATTACCTGGGCAAGACCATCCAGGTCATCCCGCATATCACCAACGAGATAAAAGACAGGGTCAAGAAGGTCGGCGCTGCTTCTGACGTGGATATAGTGCTGGTGGAGATCGGCGGGACAGTCGGCGACATCGAAAGCCTTCCTTTCCTGGAGGCGGCCAGGCAGTTCGGCCTGGATATGGGAAGGGAGAACGTCCTGTATATCCATTTGACCCTTGTTCCTTATATTAAGGCAGCGGATGAGCTGAAGACCAAGCCATCACAGCACAGCGTGGGCACATTGCGCGAGATCGGGATCCAGCCGGATATCCTGATCTGCCGGACGGAAAGGGCCCTGTCCCGGGAGATCAAAGAAAAGATATCGCTTTTCTGCAATATCCGTCCGCAGTCGGTCATTGAATCCAAAGACGCCCCGACCATATACCAGATACCTTTGGATTTCAAGAACCAGATACTGGACGAGATAATCCTCAGCCATTTCCAGTTGATCTGCAAAAACACGGAATTAAAGGAATGGCAGGAGAATGTGGTGGAAAAACTGCTTAACCCCCAGAAGAAGATCTGTATCGCCCTGGTGGGTAAATATATCGGCTTGCAGGACGCCTATAAATCGATCTATGAGGCCCTGGTGCACGCCGGGATCGCCAATAACACAAAGGTAGAGATCAAAAAGATAGATTCGGAGGAACTGCAAAAGGATAATGCCGGGGATATGCTGAAGGACGTCTGCGGGATACTGGTCCCCGGAGGCTTCGGCTACCGCGGGATCGAGGGAAAGATCAAGGCAATACGATACGCCAGGGAGAATAACATTCCCTTCCTGGGATTATGCCTGGGAATGCAGTGCAGCGTCATCGAATTCGCCAGGAATGCCTGCTGTATGAAAGAGGCCAATTCCACGGAATTCCGCAAGAGCCGCTATCCGGTGATCAGCCTTTTGGAAGAGCAGGCCGATGTCGAAGACAAAGGCGGGACAATGCGTTTAGGCGCGTATCCCTGCAGGCTCAAGCCAGGGACCCTGGCCGCTAAAATGTACCGCAAAACATCCATTACAGAGCGCCACAGGCACAGGTATGAATTCAACAATAAATACCGCAAGGCCCTGGAAAAGAAGGGTATGGTTTTTTCCGGGATATACCCCAAGGATAACCTGGTGGAGATAGTCGAGCTTAAGAATCATCCGTATTTCATCGCGGTGCAGTTCCATCCGGAATTCAAATCCAAGCCTGATGCCCCGCATCCGTTATTCCGGGGCTTCATAAACGCGGCGGGGCGGTTATCAACTCAAAGCAAAAGCGCCCCAAAGGAAAAATGA
- a CDS encoding DEAD/DEAH box helicase yields MPNTIKNVVPAEPNLTFFGLGIAPKILEILEKNKFKTPTPIQFKAIPIGLEGKDIMGIAQTGTGKTLAFAIPVIQRLAQKTGNCMVLVPTRELALQVDETFRKIAPLFKMNTAVLIGGAPMEPQVRQLRANPRVIIATPGRLLDHMSQWNVMPNDVNILVIDEADRMLDMGFAPQIEKILKFLPKDRQTMLFSATMPQTILKIAGSHMKLPVSVEIARSGTTAEGVIQELFIVQKEAKKRLLTKILQQYHGSVLLFSRTKFGAKKITRGLRDSGISAAEIHSDRSLAQRKDALDGFKAGRHRVLVATDIAARGIDVTNIELVINYDIPEDPENYVHRIGRTGRAGAKGRAISFAMPDQAEDVRNIEKLIQTPLPLKKHPDFPEEKFIAGSSSAKSRGNNRQHHHGNRNQHSQRKPQKNFFKKSSNRRF; encoded by the coding sequence ATGCCTAATACTATTAAGAATGTTGTGCCAGCAGAACCCAATTTGACTTTTTTCGGCCTGGGGATAGCCCCTAAGATCCTGGAGATCTTGGAGAAGAACAAGTTTAAGACCCCTACGCCGATCCAATTTAAAGCTATTCCCATCGGTTTAGAGGGTAAGGATATAATGGGTATTGCCCAGACCGGGACCGGTAAGACCCTGGCCTTTGCCATACCGGTGATTCAGCGCCTGGCCCAGAAGACCGGGAATTGTATGGTCCTGGTGCCTACCCGTGAGCTGGCCCTTCAGGTGGATGAGACCTTCCGCAAGATCGCACCACTGTTTAAGATGAATACCGCGGTATTGATCGGCGGAGCTCCTATGGAGCCGCAGGTACGCCAATTGCGCGCTAATCCCAGGGTGATCATCGCTACTCCGGGAAGGCTGCTTGACCATATGAGCCAATGGAATGTGATGCCCAATGATGTGAATATCCTGGTTATTGATGAAGCGGACCGTATGCTGGATATGGGATTTGCCCCGCAGATCGAGAAGATCTTGAAATTCCTGCCTAAAGACAGGCAGACTATGCTATTTTCGGCGACTATGCCGCAGACGATATTAAAGATCGCCGGCAGCCATATGAAACTTCCGGTAAGCGTGGAGATTGCCCGTTCCGGGACAACCGCCGAGGGGGTTATTCAGGAACTTTTTATCGTCCAGAAGGAAGCCAAGAAAAGGCTTCTGACCAAGATCCTGCAGCAATATCACGGAAGTGTGCTTTTGTTTTCCCGGACCAAGTTTGGGGCTAAGAAGATAACCAGGGGTTTGAGGGATAGCGGGATAAGTGCGGCTGAGATCCATTCCGACCGCAGCCTGGCTCAGCGCAAGGACGCCTTGGACGGGTTCAAGGCCGGACGCCACCGCGTGCTGGTAGCCACTGATATCGCGGCCCGCGGCATTGACGTGACCAATATTGAGCTGGTTATAAATTACGATATCCCGGAAGATCCGGAGAATTACGTGCACCGTATCGGCCGCACCGGCAGGGCCGGGGCTAAGGGCAGGGCTATTTCTTTCGCTATGCCGGATCAGGCCGAGGATGTGCGCAATATCGAGAAACTTATTCAGACTCCGCTTCCGCTGAAGAAGCATCCGGATTTCCCTGAGGAAAAATTTATCGCTGGTTCAAGCAGCGCTAAATCCAGGGGGAATAACCGGCAGCATCATCATGGAAATCGCAACCAGCACAGTCAGCGCAAACCGCAGAAAAATTTCTTCAAGAAATCTTCCAATCGCCGTTTCTAA
- the carB gene encoding carbamoyl-phosphate synthase large subunit, whose protein sequence is MPKRTDIKKILIISSGPIVIGQGCEFDYSGTQACKVLRQEGYEVILVNSNPATIMTDPQTADKTYIEPITVDMVEKIIAKERPDALLPTLGGQTALNTAVGLAEKGVLKKYKVEVIGADIKAIKKAEDRQLFKQAMLKIGLDLPKSSKAYTLKEAMDVVTKIGFPAIIRSSFTLGGTGGSVAYNIEEFKGLAKHGLESSMISEILIEESVIGWKEFELEVMRDKKDNAVIICSIENFDPMGVHTGDSITVAPIQTLTDREYQKMRDAAIACLREIGVETGGSNVQFAVDPKTGRMVVIEMNPRVSRSSALASKATGFPIAKIAAKLAVGYTLDEIPNDITKETPSCFEPSIDYCVVKIPRFTFEKFPQSDNTLTVSMKSVGEAMSIGRTFKEALQKGLRSMEIKKYGLESILFKDLSDIKADNAVWEELRAKLMTPNAERLFYIGDAFRLGMTVEQIHGLSKIDPWFLFNIKEIIELEKVLSKNKDSVTKELMVNAKEMGFSDRQLAKLWAKDEADVYLLRKNFQIKPEFKLVDTCAAEFKAATPYYYSTYEP, encoded by the coding sequence ATGCCTAAACGTACAGATATAAAGAAAATATTGATCATCAGCTCCGGGCCTATTGTCATCGGCCAGGGCTGTGAATTTGATTATTCCGGGACCCAGGCCTGCAAGGTCTTGCGCCAGGAGGGGTATGAGGTTATCCTGGTTAATTCCAATCCCGCGACCATTATGACTGACCCGCAGACCGCGGACAAAACCTATATTGAGCCGATCACCGTGGATATGGTGGAGAAGATCATCGCCAAGGAACGTCCGGATGCACTTTTGCCTACGTTGGGCGGGCAGACTGCCTTGAATACTGCTGTGGGCCTGGCTGAAAAAGGCGTTCTGAAAAAATACAAGGTTGAAGTTATTGGCGCGGATATAAAGGCGATCAAAAAAGCCGAAGACAGACAGCTTTTCAAGCAGGCGATGCTTAAGATCGGCCTGGACTTGCCGAAAAGCAGCAAGGCCTATACCCTTAAAGAGGCTATGGATGTTGTTACCAAGATAGGTTTCCCGGCGATCATCCGTTCGAGTTTTACCCTTGGCGGAACAGGCGGAAGCGTGGCCTATAATATCGAAGAATTTAAAGGATTAGCCAAGCACGGCCTGGAATCTAGTATGATCAGCGAGATCCTCATTGAGGAATCAGTCATCGGCTGGAAGGAATTCGAGCTGGAGGTTATGCGGGATAAGAAAGACAACGCGGTGATCATCTGCTCGATCGAGAATTTCGACCCTATGGGCGTGCATACCGGCGACAGCATTACTGTAGCTCCGATCCAGACCCTGACTGACCGGGAATACCAGAAGATGCGCGACGCGGCTATTGCCTGTTTGCGCGAGATCGGCGTGGAGACCGGCGGATCGAACGTGCAATTCGCGGTGGACCCCAAAACCGGCAGGATGGTGGTCATTGAGATGAACCCGCGGGTATCCCGCTCATCTGCCCTGGCTTCCAAGGCCACCGGCTTTCCGATCGCCAAGATCGCCGCGAAATTAGCCGTGGGTTATACCCTGGATGAGATACCCAATGACATTACTAAAGAAACGCCTTCCTGCTTTGAGCCTTCGATAGATTATTGCGTGGTTAAAATACCGCGGTTTACCTTTGAGAAATTCCCCCAGTCGGATAATACCCTGACTGTATCGATGAAATCCGTGGGCGAGGCGATGTCCATTGGCCGGACTTTCAAGGAGGCCCTGCAAAAAGGACTGCGTTCTATGGAGATCAAGAAATACGGGTTGGAAAGCATCCTTTTTAAAGACCTCTCGGATATAAAGGCGGATAACGCGGTATGGGAAGAGCTGCGCGCTAAATTAATGACCCCTAATGCCGAACGTTTATTCTATATTGGAGACGCTTTCAGGCTGGGGATGACTGTGGAGCAGATCCATGGCCTCAGCAAGATTGATCCCTGGTTTTTGTTCAATATAAAAGAAATAATCGAATTAGAAAAAGTCCTGAGCAAGAATAAAGATTCCGTTACCAAAGAACTTATGGTTAACGCCAAGGAAATGGGCTTTAGCGACCGGCAACTGGCAAAGCTCTGGGCAAAAGACGAAGCCGATGTTTATCTCCTGCGAAAAAACTTCCAGATCAAGCCGGAATTCAAGCTGGTGGATACCTGCGCCGCGGAATTCAAGGCAGCCACACCTTATTATTACTCGACATACGAGCCGTAA
- a CDS encoding type II toxin-antitoxin system RelE/ParE family toxin, whose product MDEKTGYEILFYKTETEKSPVREFLDGLPSKARSKILRWCERLSVYGPDLPRPYADTVRGKIRELRVIFASTQYRLLYFFSGKYIVVTHGFIKKTDEVPSKELEKAINIMRDFEIMIRERGVEI is encoded by the coding sequence ATGGACGAAAAGACGGGATACGAAATACTATTTTATAAAACAGAAACTGAAAAAAGCCCAGTAAGAGAGTTTTTGGATGGCTTGCCTTCGAAGGCGCGTTCTAAGATATTAAGATGGTGTGAAAGGCTATCGGTGTATGGGCCTGATCTGCCTCGGCCATATGCCGATACTGTAAGGGGTAAGATCCGCGAATTGCGGGTTATATTCGCTTCAACTCAATATCGGCTGTTATATTTCTTTTCCGGTAAATATATTGTTGTAACGCATGGGTTTATTAAGAAAACGGATGAAGTCCCTTCGAAAGAGTTAGAAAAAGCAATAAATATAATGCGGGACTTTGAAATAATGATCAGGGAAAGAGGTGTTGAGATATGA
- the greA gene encoding transcription elongation factor GreA: MGDIYLTQKGFEKLSKELEFLKTDKRRQLSKAIGTAREHGDLSENAEYDAAKDAQGMNEKKISELEDKLSRARIIDNEDIPHGEILIGATALLKDLKSGKEFSYTFVSEEEADYDQGKISVASPIGGGLLGHKEGETVEIKIPAGILQYKVLKITRD, translated from the coding sequence TTGGGCGATATTTATCTTACGCAAAAAGGATTTGAGAAACTGAGCAAGGAACTGGAATTTTTAAAAACCGATAAAAGGCGGCAGTTGTCCAAGGCTATAGGCACGGCAAGGGAGCACGGCGACTTGAGCGAGAACGCCGAGTATGACGCGGCCAAGGACGCCCAGGGGATGAACGAGAAGAAGATCTCCGAACTGGAGGATAAGCTGTCCAGGGCCAGGATCATTGATAATGAGGATATCCCGCACGGCGAGATACTTATCGGAGCCACAGCGCTGCTTAAAGACCTGAAGAGCGGCAAGGAATTCAGTTATACCTTTGTTTCCGAGGAAGAAGCGGATTACGACCAGGGGAAGATCTCAGTTGCCTCTCCTATAGGCGGTGGGCTGTTGGGCCATAAAGAGGGTGAAACAGTGGAGATAAAGATCCCTGCCGGTATATTGCAATACAAGGTTTTGAAGATCACCCGGGATTAG
- a CDS encoding helix-turn-helix transcriptional regulator, with translation MRGVERFSDYLKEQLKDEEFRNNFEEEGVYADLAIQVAKLREKEGLSQAQLAKILKTTQQTVSRLEDPGNNSLSLATLLKLARAFRKNLKIQFV, from the coding sequence ATGAGAGGAGTAGAAAGGTTTTCTGATTATCTTAAAGAGCAATTGAAAGACGAAGAATTCCGCAATAATTTCGAAGAAGAAGGTGTTTATGCGGATTTGGCGATCCAGGTGGCGAAATTAAGGGAAAAAGAAGGCTTGAGCCAGGCGCAGTTGGCTAAGATACTTAAAACTACCCAGCAAACTGTTTCCCGCCTGGAGGACCCCGGCAATAACAGTCTTTCTTTGGCAACACTTTTAAAACTCGCTCGCGCATTTCGTAAAAACCTGAAAATCCAGTTTGTTTAA
- the carA gene encoding glutamine-hydrolyzing carbamoyl-phosphate synthase small subunit: MKAILALEDGKIFHGKSFGASGESYGEVVFNTGMTGYQEVITDPSYKGQIVAMTYPLIGNYGINNEDGESRKSFLEGFVVKEYSKVASNWRSVKSLGDYLKENNVLGIEGVDTRELTLHIRQLGAMKAVLSTIDLDEQSLVRKAKGSKGLIGVDLVKEVSIDEKYNWKQNAKAKKLFKVVVIDCGVKYNILRQLEASGCQVIVVPASTTSGEIMKMKPDGLFLSNGPGDPAAVDYVVNTTRKLLDKLPIFGICLGHQMLGQAFGAKTFKLKFGHHGSNHPVKDLKTGKVAITVQNHGFCVDMETLNKKDVEITHINLNDNTLEGMRHKKLPIFSVQYHPEAAPGPHDAAYLFKDFVKLMKKNA, from the coding sequence ATGAAAGCCATATTAGCGTTAGAAGACGGGAAAATATTTCACGGTAAGTCCTTCGGAGCCAGCGGGGAAAGCTATGGCGAGGTGGTCTTTAACACCGGGATGACCGGTTACCAGGAAGTGATCACTGACCCGTCATATAAAGGACAGATCGTGGCAATGACCTATCCGTTAATCGGCAATTACGGGATAAACAATGAAGACGGGGAATCGCGCAAGTCTTTTCTGGAAGGCTTTGTGGTCAAGGAATACAGCAAGGTGGCCAGCAACTGGCGCAGCGTCAAATCCCTGGGCGATTACTTGAAGGAGAATAATGTCCTGGGTATTGAAGGAGTGGATACCCGGGAACTGACCCTGCATATCCGTCAGCTCGGCGCAATGAAGGCTGTCCTGTCCACCATTGATCTGGATGAGCAAAGCCTGGTGAGAAAGGCCAAAGGCTCCAAAGGATTGATCGGAGTGGACTTGGTCAAGGAAGTAAGCATTGATGAGAAATATAACTGGAAGCAGAATGCCAAGGCCAAGAAGCTCTTTAAAGTGGTGGTGATCGATTGCGGGGTAAAATACAATATCCTCCGGCAATTAGAGGCCAGCGGATGCCAGGTGATCGTGGTGCCGGCCAGCACTACTTCCGGAGAGATAATGAAGATGAAGCCTGACGGGTTATTCCTTTCCAACGGCCCGGGAGACCCGGCAGCAGTGGATTATGTGGTCAATACCACCAGAAAACTTTTAGATAAACTGCCGATCTTCGGTATCTGCCTGGGACATCAGATGCTCGGCCAGGCTTTCGGCGCCAAGACCTTCAAGCTTAAATTCGGGCATCATGGTTCCAACCATCCGGTTAAGGACCTGAAAACCGGCAAAGTGGCCATTACCGTGCAGAATCACGGGTTTTGCGTGGATATGGAGACCTTGAATAAGAAGGATGTGGAGATTACCCATATAAACCTTAATGATAATACCCTGGAAGGTATGCGCCACAAAAAACTTCCGATATTTTCCGTGCAATATCATCCTGAGGCAGCGCCTGGGCCGCATGACGCCGCGTATTTATTCAAAGATTTCGTAAAACTGATGAAGAAGAATGCCTAA
- a CDS encoding acyl-CoA thioesterase encodes MADFSIEKKIYYYDTDAGGVVYYANYLKHLEEGRNEFCRGKGVDLAELSKSGVEFPVVHVEVDYKSPARYGDTVKVYTRIEKVGGSSVHFSQEIKRDETLLVRAKTVWACIDKQFKGRPVPEQVKDRLLA; translated from the coding sequence ATGGCGGATTTCAGCATTGAGAAGAAGATATATTATTATGATACTGACGCCGGCGGCGTAGTCTATTACGCCAATTATCTCAAGCACCTGGAAGAAGGCCGCAACGAGTTTTGCAGGGGCAAAGGGGTTGACCTGGCCGAACTTTCCAAATCCGGGGTGGAATTCCCGGTAGTTCATGTGGAAGTGGATTATAAATCTCCTGCCAGGTACGGGGATACAGTAAAGGTCTATACCCGGATAGAAAAGGTCGGCGGATCGTCGGTGCATTTCTCACAGGAGATCAAAAGGGATGAGACGCTTTTGGTCCGCGCCAAGACTGTCTGGGCGTGCATAGATAAACAATTCAAAGGAAGGCCGGTTCCCGAGCAGGTTAAGGACCGGCTTTTGGCTTAA
- a CDS encoding peptide chain release factor-like protein — protein MINPAKEKALSDRFVSLGVRQADIIESFIRSSGPGGQNVNKTSTCVYLRHLPTGIEVKCQTERSQAMNRYRARVILLEKIGSRLLRERAEKKAAAEKARRQKRRPSKASKLRNLEVKRKHSAKKSLRKRVADWD, from the coding sequence ATGATAAATCCAGCTAAAGAAAAAGCTTTATCTGATAGATTTGTTAGTTTAGGCGTCCGCCAGGCGGATATTATTGAAAGTTTTATCCGTTCCAGCGGACCGGGCGGCCAGAATGTGAATAAAACTTCCACCTGTGTTTATTTAAGGCATTTGCCTACCGGCATTGAGGTAAAATGCCAGACTGAACGTTCGCAGGCAATGAACCGTTACCGGGCCAGGGTGATCCTGCTGGAAAAGATCGGATCGCGGCTGCTTAGGGAGCGGGCTGAAAAGAAAGCCGCTGCGGAAAAGGCCCGCAGGCAGAAACGCCGGCCGTCCAAGGCAAGTAAATTACGAAATCTGGAAGTCAAACGCAAGCACAGCGCAAAAAAGAGCCTCAGGAAACGCGTGGCGGATTGGGATTAA